The genomic region gtcatatgtaattatatttccagagctactgagaattattttaatagacaatcaaattgatgttatgttagttgaactgtgaacccaaacatgattggctatgccaatagagtgaagcatttgtttaagtctgtaagactttatgctgtgatgtgacgagaagggtcaatgccaactcgctaacagtcctgttgtttacaggctgggttttttttttttccttgggtttgatcccgactcctatgatcactcacttggaacgagaactggatttcttcctgacgagggagatggcgagccttaaccactgaacgaaccaggacatctcaagtaactgaagagcagactgctctcttctgtgaacaatctcaacggtgcggtaggaaaaaatcgcaccaccggactctgactttcaccccaagcgtggggatttgacttgacgccggctgacttgtgactcatatgatcaaatctcataccgagcattttactattgtcgattgttttcatctgtttttgtgtgttatctttatgtgttatatttcccattattattaaaatttagtatataaaccgtttcatgctatacccgtgactccagtcattcttaaacaacctccaattctccccgaacctaattattggcccatttgtttattttttcttttaattatcttattgtatcctgtaatccggttacataaaacttggcgagccagccaggagaattgtagagttgttaccttagctaaccattgactgacatcataagagtgcctggaggtcacagtggtttgccattttggcattattggtacttttgagtgttttaaaatggaagttgtgaaaacagaaaaggtcaaagtttcaaatgctgttttaatcagtgggttaactgatacagaccttgataacgaagtctttgggtttatggaaggattcggaccagttaacaggcgcattaagttaccaaactgtgatcagattattgtggagtttcaacatgaagccactgttaaggaattaaagaaacaatgtttaccctatgacaaaccttgtactaggaacccagatgttttctttcatattcaagacctagccagcgcgtacagtctagaaactagcacatctgccactgatgcctatctgtcagagctcagggacatagctgcgcgtagcaatcaatcatttaaagaccttctaatggaggaactggcaaaaattggggaatctttaggaagggatacccatgcatctgaaccagtcactgaactagagccaatgctccatagtgaccaagttacatattccctgcctttaacaccagaagttaactatatgaacaactcaaaggacaattgtccacctacagagactggaaaacaaaacccttgcattccaccaaatcttttaaacacacctgaggttcagcgagttattgtggaacacattgttaaaagcagtgaggttatccctccgcctacttcacaatacagactaaaaccgttctcagggcgagttccacacccttcttttgaaactgactatgatacttggcgtagtagtgtagtgttatgcataaatgatccttcactcaccaagtcccaaattgtacgaagaatcgtggagagtctgtcagccccagcagcgagcatcgttaaagctcttagtccaaaatccgacccggaaacgtaccttgaacatctcgattcagcttacgcagctgtcgaagacggcgacgagctctttgctcgcttcttaaacacaaaccaggacagtggtgaaaaaccttccgattactttcagaggttatacaccttgttaaacctagttattcagaggaatggaatttcctccagtgacgccgaccagcagctgctcaagcagttttgcagaggctgttgggacagctcgctgatttcaaacctgcaactcgaacaaaagaaagacaacccgcctcattttacagcacttctcctcaaactgcgcactgaagaagacaaacaggctactaaagcagcacgcatgaaacaacacttaggggcacaacgaactagagtgtattcaaatgtgcaaacaacatgctctcagagtaaaaacacttgtgaactggaaatagatgataactgtgatgacttacgcaaacaaatcgctgagctcaggagccaaattgcacagcttaaggttaacaacacagataaaaaggcaaagaaaactcaaaaagagtcaaaaccccgtgtggggactaaaattccagatgagcccaaacagattcagcagataacagcagtggtgcccagaccaaagcctggatactgttttaagtgcggagaagatgggcacatagcttctagctgtagcaacgagccaaatccagcactagttgcaactaaaagacttgctcttagacagaagcagcgcgagtgggagatgtcaaagccaattgctcagtctcctcctttaaaccggtagaagctcctatcgtgggacagataggtgctaaagtagaaccaagtccctctaaggaaaggacagagagacttttttgcaagccagttcatgctcattcagtgccaaaacttcccaaaagattagtgggtgggcgatgcacagctacagtctcagttaacagtgttgaatgtaattgtttactggattcagggtcccaggtaaccaccattgccaattctttttaccaagaacacttacctgacctctcaattaaacccatcagtaatctgttagaagtcgagggcgcaaacggtcaagcagttccttatttaggatacatagagataagtgtcacatttccaaaagagctcgattagtctggacttgagttacctacccttgcgttagtggttccggatataagctcaaactctgatacaccactactcattggcacaaacacactcgatcctttgtatgagcaattgtctgccaataacttacctgattccaaggcactctcttatgggtaccaacacgtgctaaaagccttagcagtcagaaaaaaacaaagcaaagatggacgagttggtgtggtgaagcttcgagggagaacccaagaagttctccctgcaaataaaaaactgttactagaagggtttatgcaacccagccaaaacaagcatgagccttatgcactcattgaacaacccaccaatggttctctaccagggggtataattgtagactgttgcctcatttccttaccttcacatggtccatacaaagtacctgttgtactaagaaacgaaactaaccatgacatcacattacccactaactgtgtgatcgctgagttagttaaagccgatcgtgttatgccatatccagaacctgacaaaagtgatcagaaagtacttgcggcgtgtagttcgcagcaacagacttcaccttcaaaccctcctctcagttttgacttcggtacttcgcccttgtccgaagaatggaaagggaggatcaccaacaaacttaacacttactccgatgtgttttcgcaccacgatcttgattttggtcatacacaacagataagacatcacatcaacttaaaagacgagaccccattcaaacagaaatctcggccgatccatccacatgattatgaagccgtgagaaaacatttggaagccctcttggaaaccggtataataagagagtcggagtctccatttgcctcaccaatagtggtagttcggaaaaagaatggtgaggtacgtctatgtatagactatagaaagcttaatctgcaaaccattcgcgacgcatatgccctgcctaacttggaggagtccttttctgctctcgctggatcacagtggttttctgtgatggacctcaagtcaggttactatcaaatagagatgtgtgaaaaggataaacctaaaactgcttttgtttgcccgtttgggttttatgaatttaaccgtatgccacaaggaataacaaatgctccaagcactttccaacgggttatggaaaagtgtatgaaggacattaatctgaaggaagtgttagttttcctagacgacttgatcgtcttttccaactccttggaagaacacgaaaccagactttctcacgttcttgaacggcttagagaatacggactcaagctatcaccagataagtgtcgttttttccagacatctgtgcgttatcttggacatatagtatctcgagatggcataaaaaccgatccagataaggtggaagcactcaaaacatggccgaagcctcagactttgaaggaactccaatctttcttaggatttaccggttattaccgacgcttcgttaaagattactcaaatattgtcaagccactaacatctctcacggctggttatccacccaaacggaaaaactttaaaacaccaccatgtagatcaaagtacttgaaccccaaagaaccctttgggaatcgttggagccaagactgtgagaagtcctttcaaactattattgaaaaacttaccacttcgccagttcttggctacgctgacgcaaaactcccatatctagtacacacagatgctagtacgaccggactcggtgcagcgctataccaagtgcaaaacggtgtcacacaggtaatcgcttatgcaagtcgcggtttaagctctagtgaaactaggtaccctgcgcacaagttggagtttctagccttaaagtgggccataacagataagtttcatgactatttgtatgggaacacattcactgtcattactgataataatccgttaacttacctcttaacaacggcaaaactcgatgcaacgagctatcgttggctagctgcgttgtccacctataattttgacatcagataccgtgcaggtacacagaacgttgacgcggatggcctgtctaggaggctgcatgataaacctgaagacaactcaaaattcactgaggaatgccaacgactagatgagttccgatctcatcttttatcctctgtcaaagaagtcgagcttcaacttcaagccgaagcagtgaaggcaacatgccaaaagcacatggtcttggatgagactgattctccttgtggtttagttcagtcacttgccatgtctgcagcggccattccagacctattccagttggaagacaatagtgacagtttctttgctgtgcccatgtataaccatgctgaccttgtctccttgcagaggaaagatccaaccattggccgagtcattcagctgcttatgactgacaataaaccgccaactgatactattgcagaacccccggtggttcttaaccttttgagagagtggaaacggtttgagtttcaaaatgatttactgtaccggagacgccaattaggaccagagacatcattgcagttagtcttgcctgattcattacgttcaacagtcatgcaaagcctacatgatgatatggggcatcttggggttgaacgtacgacagatctcattcggtcccgtttttactggccaagaatggctagtgatatcgaaatcaaagttaaaacttgcgaaagatgtatccgtcggaaggccctccctgacaaagctgctccaatggtgagtattaccaccaccagacctatggagttagtttgcatggattttctctccatagaaccagacagtaagaacactaaagatgtcttagtgattacagaccattttacaaagtatgcagtgtccatcccaaccaaagatcagaaagccaccaccgtcgcgaagaacctgtgggaacattttttagtccactacgggtttcctgagcgtcttcatagtgatcagggacgggatttcgaatcacgtacaatcaaggaactttgttctttacttggtatccgtaaagtcagaacgagcccttatcaccctcgtggcaaccccgttgaacggtacaatcgtacattactcagcatgttgggaactttacaagccactgagaaacatcactggcgcgattttgtaaaaccacttactcactcgtacaattgtacaaaaaatgacgtgacgggatactctccctacgagctaatgttcggtaggcagcctcggttgcctatagatattgcctttgggttaccgcatttgaacaagccctctataactcattctcagtatgttaaagaactgaagagtcatctggaacagagttatgacattgtcataaaaaactctcaaaaaacagcgaggaagaacaaagaacggttcgacagaaacattcgtgagtccacactaggtgtgggagatcgtgttttagtccgaaatcttcgcttaagagaaaagcataaattagcagacaaatgggagcaaacagtgtatatagttctcaaacagatggaaaacttgccagtatacactgtaaaaccagagaacggagaaggacccaacagaacactccacagagatcttttactgccttgtggttttctctcttcattagaaaatgaaacagaacgcgttacgaaacctagcagacctcatacaagacagagttcagccttagaacctgacccagatgagccacttgacgaagaggtagatgagttttattactctgatcttccacaagtgctaaaccgaccatcctatcaaatagcggtcaccttgccaaatagggaactcatagcagattcaggaccggtaaataatattcaacaacaaaacacactatccttacacacaggggatcgcaaggaaccaaccttagctggtaatgaaaatgctgaattgtccttacttgacaaaggcatcaacaccgaaacattcttacctgacagaatgagtgaaactgcgacattcttacctgaaagagtgaaagaagcagcaacatacttacctgaaaaaacgaaaaaaaacgaagtatacttacctgacgtagaaacgggggatgaaactaacacaaacctacctcaattggatggtgtcctaaagtcgcagcaacgtgatgtaagttttgaacccatcatacacgatcagacacatacatctgaaaagaccaaagtcttagagaatagctcatcagctctgtcggaaacagagagctcacttcgtcctgtctcagttgagaatcaaaccgaaacggatgagcatgatactgtgcaaccagagatgtatgtcaggagatctgaacgaagtagtcagcctcctcaaagactaacttactctcaattgggcaatccactagtgaccgtagttaggtcccttttccaaggacttaataaagcttttattgactctcttactcaagaagttgtgtaccccgtagaaacaatgcacagggacgtgcatgatatttaatgggggaggatgtaacccagaagctagaaccttaatgaggtattaactaattggcttactaatatgatccatcctcaatttagataaaatataaaatataaattaaggaaattaacaatactaattaatagatatctaattaactaatagataatttcataatgaattattggaagggtgaataactaaaataacgagtttaatattaaacatcggttaaaacaagaatcttgaacatcactaacagaaacagaagaggaaagctgtatactattggtccaggtgggaatctgaaatttcattggctgagagaaataagtcccgcctccgcgaaataaaaccgtgcgacgcagctgagcgagaggagagacaaacggctgtgcagcacgcagatacagaaagcaaagactgagcggttagagagagagagagagagaaaaaaaaacaacggttgaggccgtgaagaaccctgatttgggtgccgcatagatagagggagaggcggacttgactccttctaataagagctaggaacttggaaccaacgcggtgagtaaagaaaaaagaagagaaaaagctaacgatgcaacttaaaaaaaaaaggaaacttaaatagcttatcaaattaattccattcttatagatttgtgtggagacgacagagtgaaccaatcctctgtaggagggaaccgttggagcgcgttggtgagtgaatgagattaaattcagtaaattattaaattcaaaaagctaattacagcaaccgaggtgacagcagtgggctgctagacgttagatcccaggagttaacatctcaaactaccagttaacggtggtagggcatataggagttaacggctcaaaccgccagttaacggcggtacggcatataggattcccaggagttaacggctcaaaccgccagttaacggtggtacggcctagatgtacaaggtcctcaggggcgttatagctaacgccatagaattagcaatgcgtcccttaaccaaacatttaataataaaaaaaatagataaataaaaataaataaaagctaactgattagggaggaattattttacaaaggtggaccaaaggaccagaatttatattttgtttaattttgttatagaacattttatttatttatttatttatttatttatttatttatttattgtgttacagatatacaaggtgtcacaatgctgtatagaaacacaactaaatgtatccttgttgtcatgaatgtatttcttgttgaatagtgtagagtaatagaatctaactgagcctattgagctgaacaattgttgtcatatgtaattatatttccagagctactgagaattattttaatagacaatcaaattgat from Nothobranchius furzeri strain GRZ-AD chromosome 18, NfurGRZ-RIMD1, whole genome shotgun sequence harbors:
- the LOC139063947 gene encoding zinc finger CCHC domain-containing protein 12-like, yielding MEVVKTEKVKVSNAVLISGLTDTDLDNEVFGFMEGFGPVNRRIKLPNCDQIIVEFQHEATVKELKKQCLPYDKPCTRNPDVFFHIQDLASAYSLETSTSATDAYLSELRDIAARSNQSFKDLLMEELAKIGESLGRDTHASEPVTELEPMLHSDQVTYSLPLTPEVNYMNNSKDNCPPTETGKQNPCIPPNLLNTPEVQRVIVEHIVKSSEVIPPPTSQYRLKPFSGRVPHPSFETDYDTWRSSVVLCINDPSLTKSQIVRRIVESLSAPAASIVKALSPKSDPETYLEHLDSAYAAVEDGDELFARFLNTNQDSGEKPSDYFQRLYTLLNLVIQRNGISSSDADQQLLKQFCRGCWDSSLISNLQLEQKKDNPPHFTALLLKLRTEEDKQATKAARMKQHLGAQRTRVYSNVQTTCSQSKNTCELEIDDNCDDLRKQIAELRSQIAQLKVNNTDKKAKKTQKESKPRVGTKIPDEPKQIQQITAVVPRPKPGYCFKCGEDGHIASSCSNEPNPALVATKRLALRQKQREWEMSKPIAQSPPLNR